The Arabidopsis thaliana chromosome 5, partial sequence genomic interval AACGGACACGCCACCTCGTGGATGAAGCCGGTCCGATATTCTTATATTCCGCATAGAACAGCGTGTCGAGACCATACGTCGAACCTTTAGTCCACGGAGACCACCCGACAGGACTCACAACACTATCGATGTACGTCTTAAGAACCACGGTGCGGGAGTACATCATCCAGGGTCGACCCATATATGTCTTAACACTACGGACCACCGGTTTTAAGTCAGGAGCGGGTATGATTATTGAGTTATGAATAGAGATCCCTGTGTTCTGAAATAGATCAGTACGACCTTGTGCGGTTATTACATTGGCTTGACCTTTGAGTGGCAGGCGAGGCAGGATGATACAGTTTTGGAAAACAACGGCCGCGTTTCCGAAGATGAAATCGACAGTTCCATAGATGTAGCACTCGCGATAAAACTGGCGTTGTGAATGGACCATCAATGTGTCTTGGTATCCTTCGATGGAGCATCTATAGAAGATTGAGAGGTCCGAGGATGACCGTAGTGCCACTGCCTGGCCTTTTGCCGGACCTGCCGTGTTCTGGAACGCTATGCCTTTTGCTATGAAGTGAAGTCCCTCTATACCTATATCACACGCAATTTAGCCAACCGTTACATCGTGaggtaaaaatgaaataaatttcaaatggTAACTTTTACGTTTATTTAGATATAGTCATAATAATGCTGTAAAAAATGATAGTGATAATAATTGGTGAAGATCCCAATGAATGATTTAATTAACTTATACGTCTCCACCATGAATCTTATCGATTAATCGGAAAACTCAATTTCGTAcggaaatttaaaatatcttactattaatgagaaaaaataaattaaaatcaaataaaatgatttcattAATTTACCGGCAGTGGCAGAACTGTACGTGGTGTAACCTCCTTTAACACTTCGACCACCGGTGATAATGGTATATCTCATTCCATCTCCGACCAACATTATGTTATCATTATTTAGACGTACGTTAAGGTTTTCTTGATATATCCCTCTTTTTACGTATATAACGAACCTCCCTGACGTCACCTTTCTCCGTCCCGCCACGTCAATAGCCGCTTGCACCGTCTTGAAATGTCCCGATCCGTCTTTGGCCACTACAAGATTCGCACGCACTGATTGCAATTGCAAAAGTCTCCTCTCTTTACGGGAAACCCACGTTGGAAAACCCTTGGAATCACCGGTGGTGCTGTCATTTTTTCCGGCGGTCAAAAGGGCTCCGTTGACGGCTAAGCAGTTGCTGATGAGGTGAgagatttttgtgtttgaaacaATAGGTGTAGTGAAATCTGAGACGTTGAGATCGGAGGAGCCGCGTCGGCAAGTCTCAGTGTTTGTAAGCGCGGTGCTTAGCCACGTTTGAGCGTCGAAGTCAGTACACCTTCTCCCGGTTTTTGAAGACACGCCCTGCAGCGTTCTGTTTAGCTGCATGACAGTGTCTCCATAGAGGTTAATGCAATCCGCCAAAACTGCTTGTTTCTTGAAATCTGTGCAGTTCTTGCTTGAATTGGTCAATTTGTCCCAAGCGGATACGGCCCGATCCATGGCTGCTTCCACGAGAAGTACTCGGAACTCGGATATTTGTGTTGGCAGTCGAAAACCGCTGTGTTTTATGAAGTAGCGTTTGCATGGATATGGGTATGGAGTTTTGTCGCACCACCCGTCAATGTTGGTAGAATTGCCGTCGGCTACGGTGGTAAGAGGACGGAGGCAGAGTAGTAATATTAATAGTAAATGTAGAGATAGAAAAGAGATATTTTGCACCATCATGATATTCATGTTGCTTCTTTTGctaactttttttgtgtgtggaaTTTGAATTTAGTTCATAGTAAAATGTTAAGAGACTAGAGAGTAAGAACATGACTCTAATCTAATAACTTAAAACTATGTTTATATATTGTGGTAATATCAACATTaaagcaaataaaatttaactaataaatatatatatatatatatatatatatatatatatatatatatattgtgagGTCATGAGTGAGGTAGCCTTAGCTCTCGATAGCTCTTTTTCTTATTGCGTGAACGATTcgactttctttttttaattacaaagaTATTTTACCAGGGGGATTTTGAGGAGGTTACTTGTACCATTACTGTTAACAAACGTTTCGAGATTGTTTACTTATAGTAATTTTGGCAAGTTAAAATTCCTCGATGAAAGTCCCCGGTTCAAATCTCGtatgttataatattttggtgACATTAAAAGTAACATGATCCGACAACAATTAAATATCGTCACTTGAAGTTATTAAATATGACTATTACATTGAATATAGAATCCAAGAAGTTAAAAGTCATAAGCAAACGCTTTGTTTGCTTATAccatttctttttcctctcatGGCACTTCTGCTGTGAATCCTTCACTTCACGTGCCTGCTAATATCGTCAACAAACATAAATGCATTCAAATcgaaacaaaagcaaaacgtgctaacatttttatttgtctacATTATCATGATCACCAAGACCCTAGTTTAGTGTCAACTACTTAAATGACTTGTAATTAGTACAAAcaactttctttgttttttgccTTATACCACACAAACGGGTTTTTAGTCTATAAAATAGCCTCGGATTGAATTGGATTGCGTcagtaacaaaaaattaatattatgatGCTGTAAACTCTTGTTATTTGACACaatataaatttagtaatttcaGATTATAACTTATATACTATATGCATTTTGagtaattatataattttaatttgttatgaACAATATTCAACTTGTCGAGAAAGATGGCATGTTCGTCTTCTCTAATTAATACGTAAAAAAATGACCCAAGTGATCCTTCGAGTGTCCATGCACACACTCTCACGCAATCACCACATTTCTCGTACATCTTTCATCATGTTTTCTTGCTTATTTTATGATGGAAATCTCATACTGTATTTCTGATCTAAGACTATTggaaacaactttttttttttttttgactatTATTGGAAACAACTGTTTTGATGACGAGAATGATCTTTATTCATCGAAGAgatagtaatatatataaattctaacataaaaaaaatcaatttattcGGTTAGATTATATATCATGTTTTACATATGTTATacttgatattaaaaaaaaaaaaataatgaaaacaaaaatttgaatgataaaaaaaaaagagaatgaattAAGTatagtttttaacaaaaagaaaaagtaagaatAAGTATagttattcaaaaaaatgttagGCCGTAATCTTTAGCTAAAGGATTTAGCTCGGTTTAGTTtgggtttggttcggtttagtTCGGTTAAATGCTAAATCCTatcgaaaaataaaaacaacaaaaatctaataaaCTTTGTTGACTATACCCTAACACCCTACTAACACCTCCCTCTTTCAATCTCCGATCAAATACAAACGCATACTTCCAATTTCGCCGGCGAAGATGCAGCAGAGGAAGCCGACGGCGGGTAGACCCAGTGGTACCGATGGATCCGATTTCTCATACCGCATGGTCGTTGACTCTCGTGAGTTTCCAAAACTCCAAATCTCCTCTGTCCCAGATCCTTTTTCTCTCAATTTCTTCTTGATCCATGTGCTTTGCTTTGTTTTAGGTTACACGAAGGTCACTAAAGAAAAAGCTCGTCTCCGTCCTTTGATCTTTGTTCAGGTAATTgaatctctttgattttggattgATTGGTCTATAATTCGATTTTGTGATGCATTTCAAAATGTTACATCCTTTGAGCACTGAATTAATCAATTCATGTTTAGTATATGATCAGGTTCTCATAATTGCAATATCACATTCGTTGCTTTGTTCTAATTGAAATTGTAGTGTTATTGAAGTTGTGTAGCATTAGTTTAAAGAGTTTGATATTGTTCTGTGAGATATGTATCTCTTTTTAGCTAAACTCTTACAGGGTTTTACTTGCAGGCTGCGATTTATGTAATCGGATTATCGTGTGCGTTTCTAACAACAACTAAAAAGGATGAGAAGAACACCCTTGCTATTGCAGCTGCTGTTGCTGGCTTAGTGTGTTCATTGATAGGAGAATTAGGttaactctctcttctttgttgttttgctGGTTACGCGTAATGAAAAAGtatccttttgttttggtgtctttatatatgtttgttggAAAAAGGTTGCAGACGTAGCAGAGTAAACCTTTTGAGGCTCTACACGGCTGCATCAACCATTGTTATGGTTCTTTCTGTGTTTTGTGCTGTTAGGAGCAGATTAACCATGGAGGTAAACCGCCTAACTTCAACAAACCTTACTCTCATCATTAGTCCTTTAGCTGACAAGCTTTTAGTAGTTAGAAACACTAGTAAAGGATCAGGTAATGGTTTAAAGCAGAAAAGGATTACACTTTTGTAGTCGTGAAAAAACAGTTGGTTATGGTAGTCATGGTATTACAGAATATGGAAATTGAGCTTGACGTTGATACTTCTCCTGA includes:
- a CDS encoding Plant invertase/pectin methylesterase inhibitor superfamily (Plant invertase/pectin methylesterase inhibitor superfamily; FUNCTIONS IN: enzyme inhibitor activity, pectinesterase activity; INVOLVED IN: cell wall modification; LOCATED IN: endomembrane system, cell wall, plant-type cell wall; EXPRESSED IN: sperm cell, flower, root; EXPRESSED DURING: 4 anthesis; CONTAINS InterPro DOMAIN/s: Pectinesterase, active site (InterPro:IPR018040), Pectin lyase fold/virulence factor (InterPro:IPR011050), Pectinesterase, catalytic (InterPro:IPR000070), Pectinesterase inhibitor (InterPro:IPR006501), Pectin lyase fold (InterPro:IPR012334); BEST Arabidopsis thaliana protein match is: Plant invertase/pectin methylesterase inhibitor superfamily (TAIR:AT5G51490.1); Has 2795 Blast hits to 2745 proteins in 322 species: Archae - 6; Bacteria - 579; Metazoa - 1; Fungi - 196; Plants - 1987; Viruses - 0; Other Eukaryotes - 26 (source: NCBI BLink).), encoding MNIMMVQNISFLSLHLLLILLLCLRPLTTVADGNSTNIDGWCDKTPYPYPCKRYFIKHSGFRLPTQISEFRVLLVEAAMDRAVSAWDKLTNSSKNCTDFKKQAVLADCINLYGDTVMQLNRTLQGVSSKTGRRCTDFDAQTWLSTALTNTETCRRGSSDLNVSDFTTPIVSNTKISHLISNCLAVNGALLTAGKNDSTTGDSKGFPTWVSRKERRLLQLQSVRANLVVAKDGSGHFKTVQAAIDVAGRRKVTSGRFVIYVKRGIYQENLNVRLNNDNIMLVGDGMRYTIITGGRSVKGGYTTYSSATAGIEGLHFIAKGIAFQNTAGPAKGQAVALRSSSDLSIFYRCSIEGYQDTLMVHSQRQFYRECYIYGTVDFIFGNAAVVFQNCIILPRLPLKGQANVITAQGRTDLFQNTGISIHNSIIIPAPDLKPVVRSVKTYMGRPWMMYSRTVVLKTYIDSVVSPVGWSPWTKGSTYGLDTLFYAEYKNIGPASSTRWRVRWKGFHVLSKASDASAFSVGKFIAGTAWLPGSGIPFTSEL
- a CDS encoding jagunal-like protein (unknown protein; CONTAINS InterPro DOMAIN/s: Protein of unknown function DUF1352 (InterPro:IPR009787); Has 30201 Blast hits to 17322 proteins in 780 species: Archae - 12; Bacteria - 1396; Metazoa - 17338; Fungi - 3422; Plants - 5037; Viruses - 0; Other Eukaryotes - 2996 (source: NCBI BLink).), producing MQQRKPTAGRPSGTDGSDFSYRMVVDSRYTKVTKEKARLRPLIFVQAAIYVIGLSCAFLTTTKKDEKNTLAIAAAVAGLVCSLIGELGCRRSRVNLLRLYTAASTIVMVLSVFCAVRSRLTMEERNSSGTTAKLELAGFICAQLGAVVQILAIIVTGSLVNNMSPPTKAA